From the genome of Thermoanaerobaculia bacterium, one region includes:
- a CDS encoding efflux RND transporter periplasmic adaptor subunit, whose protein sequence is MRQSAPISVSLALLGAAGFAGCRRAQPRREAARAPVAVRVAAVRDTSAGGVRAVPGVVAAREAAEITSRSAATVKAVFVSEGMRVRKGQRLAQLDSGELAARISAAEAALSAASAEKARTDRLAATQAATPREKELADSAAASARAALAEARAGLSYVNLTAPFEGRVASVPIHAGDHVQPGEKLIALESDAGFEAQASIEGGAIADLPAGSTVAVRVDGIPDPVPAVVRTVSPAGDRETHRFLLRANLPADPRLRSGLFASVEVPDSSAPPRRIVPAAAVVERGGLTGVFVVDEGKASLRWIDVGPRRGDEVEVRAGLAPGDRVVLSPGDLADGAPVVLAPR, encoded by the coding sequence ATGCGCCAGTCCGCCCCGATTTCGGTTTCTCTCGCGCTGCTCGGCGCCGCCGGCTTCGCCGGGTGCCGGCGGGCGCAACCGCGCCGCGAAGCCGCTCGCGCTCCCGTCGCGGTGCGCGTGGCGGCGGTCCGGGACACCTCTGCGGGAGGCGTGCGGGCCGTGCCCGGCGTGGTCGCCGCCCGGGAAGCGGCGGAGATCACGTCGCGCTCGGCGGCGACGGTGAAGGCCGTGTTCGTCTCCGAGGGAATGCGCGTCCGGAAGGGACAGCGCCTCGCGCAGCTCGACAGCGGCGAGCTCGCGGCGCGGATATCCGCCGCCGAAGCCGCGCTCTCGGCGGCATCCGCCGAAAAGGCCCGGACGGACCGGCTCGCGGCCACGCAGGCGGCCACCCCGCGCGAGAAGGAGCTCGCCGACTCCGCCGCGGCATCCGCCCGCGCGGCCCTCGCGGAGGCGCGAGCCGGGCTCTCCTACGTGAACCTGACGGCTCCTTTCGAGGGACGCGTCGCGTCGGTGCCGATCCACGCCGGCGACCACGTTCAACCGGGCGAGAAGCTGATCGCCCTCGAGTCCGACGCCGGCTTCGAAGCGCAGGCGTCGATCGAGGGCGGCGCGATCGCGGACCTGCCGGCCGGGAGCACCGTCGCCGTACGGGTGGACGGAATTCCCGACCCCGTTCCGGCCGTCGTGCGCACGGTTTCTCCCGCCGGCGACCGGGAGACCCACCGGTTCCTGCTGCGCGCGAACCTCCCCGCCGATCCGCGGCTGCGTTCCGGCCTCTTCGCGAGCGTCGAGGTGCCCGATTCCTCGGCGCCTCCGCGCCGCATCGTCCCCGCGGCCGCCGTCGTCGAGCGCGGGGGGCTGACGGGCGTTTTCGTCGTCGACGAAGGAAAGGCGTCGCTGCGCTGGATCGACGTGGGCCCGCGCCGCGGCGACGAGGTCGAGGTGCGCGCGGGGCTCGCGCCGGGCGACCGGGTCGTCCTTTCCCCGGGAGATCTGGCCGACGGCGCCCCCGTCGTCCTCGCCCCCCGATGA